The Pseudomonas azadiae genome includes a window with the following:
- a CDS encoding 5-carboxymethyl-2-hydroxymuconate Delta-isomerase, with product MPHLHLEYTANLTELAVEKTLLRLNNVLMASGQFGSEFDIKSRAIKVESFQVGTSLNPRGFIAVKLSLLSGRSPQVKQQLSQSLLAALQDLGDWPADIQVQISVQLVDMDRESYSKVAIG from the coding sequence ATGCCACACCTGCACCTGGAATACACCGCCAACCTCACAGAGTTGGCTGTCGAGAAGACCCTGTTGCGGCTTAATAACGTGCTGATGGCGTCTGGGCAGTTCGGTTCCGAGTTCGATATAAAAAGCCGTGCGATCAAGGTCGAGAGTTTCCAGGTAGGCACTTCCCTCAACCCGCGCGGGTTTATCGCAGTCAAGCTGTCGCTGCTCAGTGGGCGGTCGCCGCAGGTCAAGCAGCAGTTATCGCAAAGCCTGCTGGCGGCGTTGCAGGACCTGGGCGACTGGCCGGCCGATATCCAGGTTCAAATCAGCGTGCAATTGGTCGACATGGATCGCGAGTCCTACAGCAAGGTCGCCATCGGCTGA
- a CDS encoding LysR substrate-binding domain-containing protein, with product MNRNELRKADINLMVVFEALMLERNVTRVAEKLFLGQPTISSALNRLRTLFNDPLFIRVGHRMEPTARAEEIIQHLSPALDSLSSALSLTHDFDPSVSTMTFRIGLSDDVEFGLLPPLLRALRQEAPQVVFVVQHVDYWRIPDLLASGDITVGITQTRGLPANAKRKLLRHIRPRLLRADASDTPLTLDEYCSRPHVLVSHTANVSGFADEWLAEIGRKRHVVLSVPQYSALPALLAGTDLIASLPDYTAEAMAVSGQLFCEPFPFETPTLDLSMVWLSHVDTDPAERWVRSRLEAFMSDRGLATNV from the coding sequence ATGAACCGCAATGAATTACGCAAGGCCGACATCAACCTGATGGTGGTGTTCGAAGCGCTGATGCTCGAGCGCAACGTGACACGGGTGGCGGAGAAACTGTTTCTCGGCCAACCGACCATCAGCTCGGCCCTCAACCGCTTGCGCACCTTGTTCAACGACCCGCTGTTCATTCGCGTCGGCCACCGCATGGAGCCCACCGCGCGCGCCGAGGAGATCATCCAGCACCTGTCGCCGGCCCTGGATTCGCTGTCGTCGGCCCTGAGCCTGACCCACGATTTCGACCCGTCCGTCAGTACCATGACCTTTCGCATAGGCCTGTCCGATGATGTCGAGTTCGGCCTGCTGCCGCCGTTGCTGCGCGCCCTGCGCCAGGAAGCGCCGCAAGTGGTGTTCGTGGTGCAGCATGTGGACTATTGGCGCATTCCCGACTTGTTGGCCTCCGGCGACATCACCGTCGGCATCACCCAGACCCGTGGCCTGCCGGCGAATGCCAAGCGCAAGCTGCTGCGCCATATCCGCCCGCGATTGCTGCGCGCCGATGCGTCGGACACGCCACTGACCCTCGACGAATATTGCTCACGGCCCCATGTACTGGTTTCCCACACCGCCAACGTGTCGGGGTTTGCCGATGAGTGGCTGGCGGAAATCGGCCGCAAGCGCCACGTGGTGCTGTCGGTCCCGCAATACAGCGCACTGCCGGCCTTGCTGGCCGGCACCGACCTCATCGCCAGCCTGCCGGACTACACCGCCGAGGCCATGGCGGTGTCGGGCCAACTGTTCTGTGAGCCGTTTCCATTCGAGACACCGACCCTGGATTTGTCCATGGTCTGGCTCAGCCATGTGGACACCGACCCGGCTGAGCGTTGGGTGCGTTCGCGGTTGGAAGCCTTCATGAGTGATCGAGGGTTGGCGACCAACGTCTGA
- a CDS encoding LysR family transcriptional regulator: protein MLNSNLLRKLDMQDLMVFIAVYDQSSVTEVSETLFVSQSTVSYSLKKLRTSFEDDLFINTRAGMRPTYKATTMYGHVQKILESINLCHAGGQAFDPTQKAVTFNLRAPEYFEQLILPRLLRHFDHADLPVIVNVQKLETEIPADDLRQGRLDLVICFGPNFHRAHKDLRSQMLLEDELVCVFDKRSAPQEPVLSLQSFVERRHVFPTPWTSDTNMIDGWLARQAQKRQVIARANSYTAALKMITGTDFMVTLPRRVQKLLAPATTFGHCEPPHGLPGFTLEMQWNETSGQDSANTWFREQVVKVCADQGLL, encoded by the coding sequence ATGCTAAACAGTAACTTGCTCAGAAAGCTCGATATGCAGGACTTGATGGTGTTTATCGCCGTCTATGACCAAAGCAGCGTTACCGAGGTGTCTGAAACGCTGTTTGTCAGCCAGTCCACCGTGAGCTATAGCCTGAAGAAGCTGCGCACCAGCTTTGAAGACGACTTGTTTATCAACACCCGGGCGGGCATGCGGCCGACGTACAAGGCCACCACCATGTACGGCCATGTGCAGAAAATCCTGGAGAGCATCAACCTGTGCCACGCCGGTGGCCAGGCCTTCGACCCGACGCAGAAGGCCGTGACCTTCAACCTGCGTGCGCCGGAATATTTCGAACAGTTGATCCTGCCGCGCCTGTTGAGACACTTCGACCACGCCGACCTGCCGGTCATCGTCAACGTGCAGAAACTGGAAACCGAGATTCCCGCCGACGACCTGCGCCAAGGCCGTCTTGACCTGGTGATCTGCTTCGGCCCCAACTTCCACCGCGCCCATAAGGACTTGCGCAGCCAGATGCTGCTTGAGGACGAACTGGTGTGCGTGTTCGATAAACGCTCGGCGCCGCAAGAGCCGGTGTTGAGCCTGCAATCCTTCGTCGAGCGGCGCCATGTGTTCCCCACGCCGTGGACCTCCGACACCAACATGATCGACGGTTGGCTGGCGCGCCAGGCCCAAAAGCGCCAGGTGATCGCCCGCGCCAACAGCTACACCGCGGCCTTGAAGATGATCACCGGCACCGACTTTATGGTCACGCTGCCGCGCCGCGTGCAAAAACTGCTGGCACCTGCGACGACGTTCGGCCACTGCGAACCGCCCCACGGCTTGCCGGGGTTCACGCTGGAGATGCAGTGGAATGAAACCAGTGGGCAGGACAGTGCCAATACCTGGTTTCGTGAGCAGGTGGTGAAGGTGTGCGCGGACCAGGGGTTGTTGTAG
- a CDS encoding MFS transporter: MTIATPVREPQALNKLMFVKLMPLLIIAYILSFLDRTNIALAKHHLDVDLGISAAAYGLGAGLFFLTYALSEIPSNLIMHKVGARFWIARIMVTWGLISAAMAFVQGETSFYVLRLLLGIAEAGLFPGVMLYLTYWFNREQRARATGYFLLGVCFANIIGGPVGAALMRMDGLLGWHGWQWMFLLEGLPAVAFAWVVWRKLPDRPSKAPWLSAEEARGIEQRIALETEEGAGEGGHSLKNWLTPQILLAIFVYFCHQITIYTVIFFLPSIIGKYGELSTMSVGLLTSLPWIAAALGAVLIPRFATTPGRCRRLLVTGLLTMALGLGIASVSGPVFSLLGFCLSAVMFFVVQSIIFLYPASRLKGVALAGGLGFVNACGLLGGFVGPSVMGVIEMSTGNAMNGLKVIALVLVVAALAALRLRQGQEAPQTSNDVGNPQASTK, translated from the coding sequence ATGACTATCGCCACCCCCGTCCGCGAGCCGCAGGCGCTTAATAAACTGATGTTCGTCAAGCTGATGCCCTTGTTGATCATCGCCTACATCCTGAGCTTCCTGGACCGCACCAACATCGCCCTGGCCAAGCATCACCTGGACGTCGACCTGGGCATTTCCGCCGCGGCCTACGGGCTGGGCGCGGGGCTGTTTTTCCTGACCTATGCGCTGTCGGAAATCCCCAGCAACCTGATCATGCACAAGGTGGGCGCGCGGTTCTGGATCGCGCGGATCATGGTGACCTGGGGCCTGATCTCGGCAGCCATGGCCTTCGTACAGGGCGAGACCTCGTTCTACGTATTGCGCCTGTTGCTGGGCATTGCCGAGGCCGGTCTGTTTCCCGGAGTCATGCTCTACCTCACCTACTGGTTCAACCGTGAACAGCGGGCGCGCGCCACCGGTTATTTCCTGCTCGGCGTGTGCTTCGCCAACATCATTGGCGGCCCGGTGGGCGCAGCGTTGATGCGCATGGACGGCCTGCTCGGCTGGCACGGCTGGCAGTGGATGTTCCTGCTCGAAGGCCTGCCGGCCGTGGCGTTTGCCTGGGTCGTCTGGCGCAAGCTGCCTGACCGCCCGAGCAAGGCGCCGTGGCTGTCGGCAGAGGAAGCGCGCGGGATCGAACAGCGCATCGCCTTGGAAACCGAAGAGGGCGCGGGCGAGGGTGGCCACTCGTTGAAAAACTGGCTGACCCCACAAATCCTGCTGGCGATCTTTGTGTATTTTTGCCATCAGATCACCATTTATACCGTGATCTTTTTCCTGCCGAGCATCATCGGCAAGTACGGCGAGCTGAGCACCATGAGCGTTGGCTTGCTGACTTCGTTGCCCTGGATCGCGGCGGCGCTCGGTGCGGTATTGATTCCGCGGTTTGCCACCACGCCGGGGCGTTGTCGTCGGTTGTTGGTGACCGGCCTGCTGACCATGGCCTTGGGCCTGGGCATTGCGTCGGTGTCGGGACCGGTCTTCAGTTTGCTGGGTTTCTGCCTGTCGGCGGTGATGTTCTTCGTGGTGCAATCGATCATCTTCCTGTACCCGGCTTCGCGTCTTAAAGGCGTGGCACTGGCGGGCGGCTTGGGCTTCGTCAACGCCTGCGGGCTGTTGGGCGGGTTTGTCGGGCCGTCGGTGATGGGCGTGATCGAGATGAGCACCGGCAACGCAATGAATGGCTTGAAAGTGATCGCGCTGGTGCTGGTGGTGGCCGCGTTGGCGGCGTTGCGCCTGCGCCAGGGCCAGGAGGCGCCTCAGACCAGCAACGACGTCGGAAACCCCCAAGCCAGCACGAAGTAA
- a CDS encoding MFS transporter yields the protein MATLKKASLRSIHRHSWVSLLVCWMIWILNAYDREIVLRLGPTISKHFDLSADQWGTVATVVMLALALLDIPGSMWSDRYGGGWKRARFQVPLVLGYTAISFLSGFKALSGNLATFIALRVGVNLGAGWGEPVGVSNTAEWWPVERRGFALGAHHTGYPIGAMLSGIVASFVITVFGEENWRYVFFFAFVVALPLMIFWARYSTAERITALYVDIAAKGMTPPDNAPASQVKGEAWRTFVATLRNRNIALTAGNTMLTQVVYMGVNIVLPAYLYNIAGLSLAESAGMSVVFTLTGILGQLVWPSLSDIIGRRTTLIICGLWMAASVGAFYFANTLTLIVVVQLLFGLVANAVWPIYYAVACDSAEPSATSTANGIITTAMFIGGGLAPVLMGSLIAMGGGWTTLHGYTVCFFVMAGCALGGALLQLFSHRPQALAVQLDV from the coding sequence ATGGCAACTTTAAAAAAAGCGTCGCTGCGCAGCATTCACCGGCATTCCTGGGTGTCGCTGCTGGTCTGCTGGATGATCTGGATCCTCAACGCCTACGACCGTGAGATCGTGTTGCGCCTCGGGCCGACCATCTCCAAGCATTTCGATTTGTCCGCCGACCAATGGGGCACCGTAGCCACGGTGGTGATGCTGGCGCTGGCCTTGCTCGATATCCCCGGCTCCATGTGGAGCGACCGTTACGGCGGCGGCTGGAAACGTGCGCGCTTCCAGGTGCCGCTGGTGCTCGGCTACACGGCGATCTCGTTTTTGTCCGGCTTCAAGGCCTTGAGCGGCAACCTCGCCACCTTTATTGCCCTGCGCGTCGGTGTCAACCTCGGTGCCGGCTGGGGCGAACCGGTGGGCGTGAGCAACACCGCCGAATGGTGGCCGGTGGAGCGTCGCGGGTTTGCCCTGGGCGCGCACCATACCGGTTACCCGATCGGCGCCATGCTCAGCGGTATTGTCGCGAGTTTCGTCATCACCGTGTTTGGTGAAGAGAACTGGCGCTACGTGTTCTTCTTCGCCTTCGTCGTGGCGCTGCCGCTGATGATTTTCTGGGCGCGTTACTCCACGGCCGAACGCATTACCGCGCTGTACGTCGACATTGCCGCCAAAGGCATGACCCCGCCGGACAATGCGCCGGCCAGCCAAGTCAAGGGCGAGGCCTGGCGTACCTTTGTCGCCACCTTGCGCAACCGCAATATCGCCCTCACGGCGGGCAATACGATGCTCACGCAAGTGGTGTACATGGGCGTGAACATCGTGCTGCCGGCCTACCTCTACAACATCGCCGGGCTGTCGCTGGCGGAGTCGGCGGGCATGAGCGTGGTGTTCACCCTCACCGGGATTCTGGGGCAACTGGTGTGGCCGTCGCTGTCCGACATCATTGGTCGGCGCACCACCTTGATCATCTGCGGGCTGTGGATGGCGGCGAGTGTCGGCGCGTTCTACTTCGCCAACACCCTGACGTTGATCGTCGTGGTGCAACTGCTGTTCGGCCTGGTCGCCAACGCGGTGTGGCCGATCTACTACGCCGTGGCTTGCGATTCGGCCGAGCCGTCGGCGACGTCGACCGCCAACGGCATCATCACCACGGCGATGTTCATCGGTGGCGGCCTGGCGCCGGTGCTGATGGGCAGCCTCATCGCTATGGGCGGCGGCTGGACCACGCTGCACGGTTACACCGTGTGTTTCTTCGTCATGGCCGGCTGCGCCCTGGGCGGCGCACTGCTGCAACTGTTTTCCCATCGCCCCCAGGCGTTGGCCGTGCAACTGGACGTCTAG
- a CDS encoding cyanate transporter, with the protein MQTVHAKPTTALWLMISVVLVALNLRPSMAAVGPLLSSIRGDVPLSFSSAALLTMLPVMAMGLAMFFGMGLARRFGEHRSIAVSLVVIGVATLSRLWLDSALELIVSAIAAGVGIAMIQALMPALIKSRFSDNVSLFMGLYVTAIMGGAALAASFAPLVQVQTGSWRAGLAIWAVLAALAWVCWSAQRSGLAPLPQADAGPQDAFSGNRRAWLLAVFFGLGTASYTCVLAWLAPYYVEQGWSEQDAGLLLGFLTAMEVVSGLVTPAIANRRRDKRGVVAVLLVLIILGFCGLVLSPGHLTLLWPCLLGLGIGGLFPMSLILSLDHLDNPRRAGGLTAFVQGVGYLIAGLSPLIAGMIRDHLGSFEWAWWSLTAVIVVMLLIVTRFNPQRYARHIR; encoded by the coding sequence ATGCAAACGGTTCACGCAAAACCCACCACCGCCCTCTGGCTGATGATCAGCGTCGTGCTGGTCGCGCTCAACCTGCGTCCGTCGATGGCCGCCGTGGGACCGCTGCTTTCATCGATTCGCGGCGACGTACCGTTGAGCTTCAGCAGTGCCGCATTGCTGACCATGTTGCCGGTGATGGCCATGGGTTTGGCGATGTTCTTTGGCATGGGCCTGGCCAGGCGTTTTGGCGAGCACCGCAGCATTGCGGTGTCGCTGGTGGTGATTGGCGTGGCCACGCTGTCGCGGCTGTGGCTGGATTCGGCGCTGGAGTTGATCGTCAGCGCCATCGCGGCCGGGGTGGGGATCGCGATGATCCAGGCGTTGATGCCGGCGCTGATCAAGTCGCGGTTCAGCGACAACGTCTCGCTGTTCATGGGCCTGTATGTCACCGCGATCATGGGCGGCGCCGCGCTGGCGGCCTCGTTCGCACCGTTAGTGCAGGTGCAGACCGGCAGTTGGCGCGCCGGCCTGGCCATCTGGGCGGTGCTCGCCGCGCTGGCGTGGGTGTGCTGGTCGGCGCAGCGCTCGGGACTGGCGCCGCTGCCGCAGGCCGATGCCGGCCCGCAGGACGCGTTTTCCGGCAACCGGCGAGCGTGGCTGCTCGCCGTGTTTTTTGGCCTCGGCACCGCGTCCTACACCTGCGTACTGGCCTGGCTGGCGCCGTACTACGTGGAGCAAGGCTGGAGCGAACAGGACGCCGGTTTGCTGCTGGGTTTCCTGACGGCAATGGAAGTCGTTTCCGGCTTGGTCACACCGGCCATCGCCAATCGACGCCGGGATAAACGCGGTGTCGTTGCCGTGTTGTTGGTGCTGATTATCCTGGGTTTCTGCGGCCTGGTGCTGAGCCCTGGACACTTGACCTTGTTGTGGCCCTGCCTGCTGGGCCTGGGCATCGGCGGCCTGTTCCCGATGAGCCTGATCCTGTCCCTTGACCACCTGGACAACCCGCGCCGCGCCGGCGGCCTGACTGCGTTTGTGCAAGGCGTGGGTTACCTGATTGCCGGGCTGTCGCCGTTGATCGCGGGAATGATCCGCGACCACTTGGGCAGCTTCGAGTGGGCCTGGTGGTCTCTGACCGCCGTGATCGTGGTGATGCTGCTGATCGTCACGCGCTTCAACCCGCAGCGTTACGCGCGGCATATCCGCTGA